In Malania oleifera isolate guangnan ecotype guangnan chromosome 8, ASM2987363v1, whole genome shotgun sequence, a single window of DNA contains:
- the LOC131162842 gene encoding uncharacterized protein LOC131162842, translating into MTPYEALYGRQCRSPLYWDESRQKSYADTRRRELEFKVSDMIFLRIVPMKGVMRNGKKGKLSPRYIGPFEILERIGLVAYRIALPPALARIHDVFHVSMLRRYVLDPSHVISYELLEIRDTMAYREVPVQILDRKIQELRTKDIPLVKVLWRNHVIKEASWELEMEIRQKYPQLFSED; encoded by the exons atgacaccatatgaggctttgtatggccGCCAGTGcagatctccattgtactgggatgaa agtcggcagaaaagttatgcagatactcgccgacgggagctagaattcAAAGTaagtgatatgatattcttaaggattgttccgatgaagggagtgatgaggaatggaaagaagggcaagctgagccctagatacattggaccGTTCGAGATCCTGGAGAGGATTGGTTTGGTGGCATAcaggatagcactacccccagcactggccaggatacacgacgtgttccatgtgtccatgttaaggaggtacgttctagacccctcgcatgtgatcagttatgaattgtTGGAAATCAGGGATACTATGGCATACagggaggtaccagttcagattttggatcggaaaatacaggaactgcgtactaaggatataccattagtgaaggtactatGGCGAAATCATGTAAttaaggaggcttcttgggagttagaaatggaaatacgtcagaagtacccacagttatttaGCGAGGACTAG